TTTGATCAGCAGTGCGGCTGGTTCCGCTCTCGATGCAACCCCTCGGCTCATCCACTATTGGCAATACCTCGCCGGCGGATTTTTTAACCACAGCCCAGCCGGACCAGCGCTATGTCCACTTCCTCCCCCCCCACGGTGTAGACATTCCGGGTGTGACAACGGTGCCGGAGGGTGCCGAGGCGGAGACCGGTCCGGCCGCTACGACCGGTCCGGCAGCTGGTGAGCGAAGCCGAGGCGCTGCGCTTCCTGCCGCAGAAGGCGATGCTGCGGTTCTCCAACTTGATGCTCTGCGAGGAGGAGAACCGCTCGATCGAGCGGTTCTGCACGGCGGTGGTTGCGGTGGTCCGTCGGGGCGGCATGGCGCAGGTCGCCTTCGCCTCGGCGGGGCACCCCCCCCGGCGATGGTGCGCCGCGCCAGCGGTATCGTCGAGGAGTTGCCGGCGACGGGTATCACGCTCGGTGTCGTCGACGACCTAGGCGGAAAGGCGCAGAGGTTGACGCTGGAGAAAGGCGACTTGATGGTGATGCACACCGATGGTCTGACGGAGGTGCGCGACTCAGCCGGGACGTTCTACGGCGAGGAACGGCCGGCAGGCGTCATCGAGCGGGACAAATGACGGACGCGACGCCTGCCACCCGCTCCGTCCCGGCGGCTACCGCCGGTTGCCCGGAGTGCGCGCGACGCGCGGCGGTTCCTCGAGGAGTCTCTGCC
This sequence is a window from Acidimicrobiales bacterium. Protein-coding genes within it:
- a CDS encoding SpoIIE family protein phosphatase, whose product is MHGGGCGGPSGRHGAGRLRLGGAPPPAMVRRASGIVEELPATGITLGVVDDLGGKAQRLTLEKGDLMVMHTDGLTEVRDSAGTFYGEERPAGVIERDK